One stretch of Burkholderia oklahomensis C6786 DNA includes these proteins:
- a CDS encoding chemotaxis response regulator protein-glutamate methylesterase, translated as MNIGIVNDLPLAVEALRRTIALRPEHRVLWVATDGEQAVDFCVAQPPDLVLMDLVMPRIDGVTATRSIMERSPCAILVVTANVGANASYVYEAMGAGALDAVDTPTLEQGGSADPSQPLLAKIDQIGRLLATRTPSSAPVAAPAPQGVLPPLVAIGASAGGPTALTALLRRLPEDFPAAIVIVQHVDQAFAIGMAQWLDGYTSLPVRIARQGSAPQIGEVLLAATNDHLHLTPRGLLGYTRRPEETPYRPSVDVFFHSIVDHWKGEAVGVLLTGMGRDGALGLKAMRAKGHYTIAQDEATSAVYGMPKAAAAIGAASAVLPLDRIADQLISLVQRNKHRWR; from the coding sequence ATGAACATCGGCATCGTCAACGACTTGCCGCTCGCCGTCGAGGCGCTGCGCCGCACGATCGCGCTGCGGCCCGAGCACCGCGTGCTGTGGGTCGCGACGGACGGCGAGCAGGCCGTCGACTTTTGCGTCGCGCAGCCGCCGGACCTTGTCCTGATGGACCTCGTGATGCCGCGGATCGACGGCGTGACGGCGACGCGCAGCATCATGGAGCGCTCGCCGTGCGCGATTCTCGTCGTCACCGCGAACGTCGGCGCGAACGCGTCGTACGTGTACGAGGCGATGGGCGCGGGCGCGCTCGACGCGGTCGATACGCCGACGCTCGAGCAGGGCGGCAGCGCCGATCCGTCGCAGCCGCTCCTCGCGAAGATCGACCAGATCGGCCGGCTGCTCGCGACGCGCACGCCTTCTTCCGCGCCCGTCGCGGCGCCCGCGCCGCAGGGCGTGCTGCCGCCGCTCGTCGCGATCGGCGCGTCGGCGGGCGGGCCGACCGCGTTGACCGCGCTGCTGCGGCGGCTGCCTGAGGATTTCCCGGCGGCGATCGTGATCGTCCAGCACGTCGACCAGGCGTTCGCGATCGGGATGGCGCAGTGGCTCGACGGCTATACGTCATTGCCGGTGCGCATCGCGCGGCAGGGCAGCGCGCCGCAAATAGGCGAGGTGCTGCTCGCGGCGACGAACGATCACCTGCATCTGACGCCGCGCGGGCTGCTCGGCTATACGCGGCGCCCCGAAGAGACGCCCTACCGGCCGTCGGTCGACGTGTTCTTTCACAGCATCGTCGATCACTGGAAGGGCGAAGCGGTCGGCGTGCTGCTGACGGGCATGGGGCGCGACGGCGCGCTGGGCCTGAAGGCGATGCGCGCGAAGGGGCACTACACGATCGCGCAGGACGAGGCGACGAGCGCCGTGTACGGGATGCCGAAGGCGGCCGCCGCGATCGGCGCGGCGAGCGCGGTGCTGCCGCTCGACCGGATCGCGGATCAGCTCATCTCGCTCGTCCAGCGCAACAAGCATCGCTGGCGCTGA